Below is a window of Simkaniaceae bacterium DNA.
ATTATAAACGAAGATAAGGTAAACCCAAAGAGGGTAATTACATAGAGAGAAATAGGATCATCACGTGGTTGTTATTGATCGTTCATAAGTCATGTTTTTGATCAACTTCAACAATTCACTTTAAAAAAACAATTGAATTTCAGAACATACATGTTTCATTTTAAGTTAGGACAGCTTCTTTATGGTTTTACTGGATTGGAGAACATATTTTCCGGATTTAGACACAGCTCATATGAAATTTTTTCATAAATTCAAAAATCCTTTGGATTTGCTGATCAATTTGAAGGAATATATCGATAAATATGAAAATAGGGGTATTCATTCATCGATTTCCGCTTCTGTGAAAATCGTTAATCCGGATTTAGTCTTCATTGGGGAAAATGTGACGATTGAGGAAAACGCTAAAATCATTGGCCCCTGTATTTTAGAAGAAGGAGCCCATGTGGGTCACTGCGGATTGATCCGCCCCTATACAATTTTAGATAAAGGGGCCGTTGTAGGACATGCAACTGAAGTTAAGCATAGTATTTTATTGCCACACTCGAAGGCGCCCCACTTTAACTATGTTGGTGATTCAATTTTGGGATCCTATGTCAACTTAGGTGCAGGCGCTATCTGCGCCAATATGAGATTTGATCAGCATCAGGTCAAGATCAAACTAGGCAATGACTTTATTGATACGGGGATTAAAAAATTTGGATCAATCATCGGAACTCATGCTAATATTGGGTGCAATGTTGTCCTACAGCCCGGAACACTGGTTTTACCTCATACTTGTCTTTATACGAGACCTGAACTAGTAAGGTTTACGCTATGAATTTACCAAAATCTTGCTAAATAAATCATAAGCTGTCCTAATATTCATGATTGAACTCACTATTGTCTATGCAAATGAATCCTCTTCAAAAATATAAAGAACCTTTTGAAATCGCTTTGATCAATAGCATTGATAGCCTAGGCCCAAAGAGCCTTCTTATTGAGGCCTCTCGTTATAGCCTGATTAATGAGGGAAAACGAGTTCGACCTATTATCGTTCTTTCTATTGCCGATCATCTCTCCAGTATACATCGTGCCATGCCGGCAGCATTAGCTGTTGAGTATTTCCACACGGCATCTCTTATTGCAGATGATATGCCTTGCATGGATAATGATGATTTTCGGCGTAATCGCCTGTCTTTACA
It encodes the following:
- a CDS encoding UDP-N-acetylglucosamine diphosphorylase, giving the protein MVLLDWRTYFPDLDTAHMKFFHKFKNPLDLLINLKEYIDKYENRGIHSSISASVKIVNPDLVFIGENVTIEENAKIIGPCILEEGAHVGHCGLIRPYTILDKGAVVGHATEVKHSILLPHSKAPHFNYVGDSILGSYVNLGAGAICANMRFDQHQVKIKLGNDFIDTGIKKFGSIIGTHANIGCNVVLQPGTLVLPHTCLYTRPELVRFTL